Proteins encoded together in one Candidatus Epulonipiscium sp. window:
- a CDS encoding type II toxin-antitoxin system Phd/YefM family antitoxin: MIQIRPVSDLRNKFPEIEDMVIREGQPVYLTKNGYGSMVALSLERYAELTDGIEFKLDEADKEADLTDTRYTHDEVFSRVRERINAGK; encoded by the coding sequence ATGATTCAGATCAGACCTGTATCAGATTTAAGAAATAAGTTCCCGGAAATTGAAGATATGGTTATAAGAGAAGGACAGCCAGTGTATCTTACAAAGAATGGATATGGTTCTATGGTCGCATTAAGCCTGGAAAGATATGCTGAATTAACAGATGGAATAGAATTTAAGTTGGATGAAGCAGATAAAGAAGCAGATTTAACTGATACCAGATATACTCATGATGAAGTTTTTTCAAGAGTGAGGGAAAGAATAAATGCTGGAAAGTAA
- a CDS encoding type II toxin-antitoxin system RelE/ParE family toxin, whose amino-acid sequence MESKYTLRYLPKYVEDLNEIVDYIVLKLYSPGSAINLVNKIEKAILERSYCPLAFEPFKSNRKRKHQYYRIYVDNFVVYYVVIDGIMEVRRIVYKSRDADLVIE is encoded by the coding sequence CTGGAAAGTAAATATACTTTAAGGTACCTTCCTAAATATGTAGAAGATCTTAATGAAATTGTTGACTATATTGTACTTAAACTTTATAGTCCTGGAAGTGCAATTAATTTAGTTAATAAGATTGAAAAGGCAATATTGGAGAGATCGTACTGTCCATTAGCCTTTGAGCCATTTAAATCTAACAGAAAAAGAAAACATCAATATTATCGAATCTATGTAGATAATTTTGTAGTTTATTATGTCGTTATTGATGGTATAATGGAAGTTAGAAGAATAGTATACAAATCAAGAGATGCAGATCTAGTAATTGAATAG
- a CDS encoding BlaI/MecI/CopY family transcriptional regulator — MKYYKLAETEEKFAELIWNNEPVGSGDLVKLSEKEMNWKKSTTYTVLKKLCEKGIFQNKNAVVSSLITKDEYYANQSIRFVEDTFGGSLPKFLTSFISGKKLSNHQAEELKRLIDEHKEV, encoded by the coding sequence ATGAAGTATTATAAACTTGCAGAAACTGAAGAAAAATTTGCTGAATTAATCTGGAATAACGAACCGGTTGGTTCAGGCGACCTTGTGAAATTGAGTGAAAAAGAAATGAATTGGAAAAAGTCTACGACATATACAGTACTAAAAAAATTGTGTGAAAAAGGCATCTTTCAAAATAAGAACGCTGTAGTTTCATCTCTAATCACAAAGGATGAATATTATGCAAATCAAAGTATACGTTTTGTTGAGGATACTTTTGGAGGGTCATTGCCAAAGTTTCTGACATCTTTTATTAGTGGGAAGAAATTAAGTAATCATCAAGCGGAAGAGTTGAAAAGATTGATTGATGAGCACAAGGAGGTGTAG
- the metF gene encoding methylenetetrahydrofolate reductase [NAD(P)H] translates to MHTSELFKTKRVLSFEIFPPKRTGSINTIYDTVDELKELNPDFISVTYGAGGSKSNSDTLKIASDIKNKYGIESVAHLPCINLTKKDVLEIMGHLEDAKVENILALRGDTNPNITPKNEFKYASDLISFIKGNSNFNIIAACYPEGHIESPTVVEDIHNLKVKVDAGVNQLITQLFFDNEYFYSFLERINIAGINVPIQAGIMPVVNKKQIERMVTLCGVNLPKKFLSIMNKYENNPKALRDAGIAYAIDQIVDLIAQGVDGIHLYTMNNPYIAHRIYEAIHTLVVS, encoded by the coding sequence ATGCATACATCTGAATTATTTAAAACAAAAAGGGTTTTATCATTTGAGATATTTCCGCCTAAGCGAACAGGTTCTATAAACACGATTTATGATACGGTAGACGAATTAAAAGAACTTAACCCTGATTTCATAAGTGTAACATACGGGGCAGGGGGAAGTAAAAGTAACTCGGATACACTTAAAATAGCCTCCGATATTAAGAATAAATATGGGATTGAAAGTGTTGCTCACCTTCCTTGTATTAATCTTACGAAAAAAGATGTTCTCGAAATAATGGGGCATTTAGAGGATGCTAAAGTAGAAAATATACTTGCATTACGGGGGGACACAAATCCAAATATCACTCCAAAGAATGAGTTTAAGTATGCTAGTGATTTGATTTCATTTATAAAAGGAAATAGTAATTTTAATATTATAGCAGCTTGTTATCCAGAAGGGCATATCGAATCACCAACGGTTGTTGAAGATATTCATAATCTAAAAGTTAAGGTAGATGCAGGTGTAAACCAATTGATAACTCAATTATTTTTTGATAATGAATACTTTTATTCATTTTTAGAACGAATTAATATTGCAGGAATTAATGTTCCAATACAGGCTGGTATTATGCCGGTTGTAAACAAGAAGCAGATTGAACGTATGGTTACTCTTTGTGGTGTTAATCTTCCTAAGAAATTTTTATCGATTATGAATAAATACGAAAATAATCCAAAGGCATTGAGAGATGCTGGAATTGCTTATGCAATTGACCAGATAGTGGACTTGATAGCTCAAGGAGTTGATGGGATACACTTATACACGATGAATAATCCATATATTGCCCATAGAATTTATGAAGCTATACATACCTTAGTGGTTTCGTAA
- a CDS encoding LysR family transcriptional regulator — translation MTLQQLKYIIKIVECGSITEAAKQLFITQPSLSTAVKELEKELKIEIFYRTTKGTSLTIDGTEFLSYARQIIEQTELMEQRYKQKKPSKQLCSISTQHYAFAVNAFVELLLDLNVDEYEFILRETRTHEIIEDVKNFRSEIGILYFSDFNEKVLYKLLKENHLVFNLLFEAEPHVFISSKHPLAKNLSITLEDLDSYPFLAFEQGEYNSFYFSEEILSTIPRKKTIYVSDRATLFNLLIGLNGYTICSGVLSSDLNGENIIAVPLITDERMRIGWITNEKSHLSLLALDYISKLKKVICEYGYKIK, via the coding sequence ATGACTCTACAACAACTTAAATATATTATTAAAATTGTTGAATGTGGTTCAATAACTGAAGCTGCTAAACAACTTTTTATCACACAACCCAGTCTATCGACTGCTGTTAAAGAACTTGAAAAAGAATTGAAAATAGAGATATTTTACCGAACTACTAAGGGTACATCCTTGACTATTGATGGTACCGAGTTTCTATCTTATGCCCGCCAGATTATTGAACAAACAGAGCTTATGGAACAGCGTTATAAACAAAAAAAACCATCAAAGCAGCTTTGCTCAATATCCACCCAACATTATGCTTTTGCCGTTAATGCTTTTGTTGAATTACTTTTAGATTTGAATGTAGATGAATATGAATTTATACTTCGAGAAACGAGGACCCATGAAATTATTGAAGATGTCAAAAATTTTCGCAGCGAGATTGGGATTCTATATTTTAGTGATTTCAATGAAAAAGTTCTTTATAAGCTCTTAAAAGAAAATCATTTAGTATTCAACCTTCTTTTTGAAGCTGAGCCCCATGTTTTTATCAGTTCAAAACATCCCCTTGCTAAAAATCTATCTATCACCCTTGAAGATTTGGATAGTTATCCTTTCTTGGCATTTGAACAAGGCGAATATAATTCTTTTTATTTTTCAGAAGAAATCCTAAGTACTATTCCCCGAAAGAAAACCATCTATGTTAGTGATCGTGCTACACTTTTCAATCTGTTAATTGGGTTAAATGGATATACAATTTGTTCAGGGGTTTTAAGTAGTGACCTTAATGGAGAAAACATAATTGCTGTACCCCTTATAACAGATGAACGAATGCGCATTGGATGGATTACCAATGAAAAATCCCATCTTAGCTTGTTAGCCCTTGATTATATATCAAAACTAAAAAAAGTAATTTGTGAATATGGATATAAGATAAAATAG
- a CDS encoding ABC transporter substrate-binding protein, translating into MKRFNVVFLLIMVSILAVGCSSGSAVNGKGNTPDKIIIQAPIAPPTSPLVKIVEDKMLGDKVEFILYKNVEEATTRIARGEADFTVLPVNVSSKLYNKEADISLLNVNTWGILYLLSRDGKVKSWEDLKGKELFVGAQGSSPDVITRYLLSKNGIGDDDISISYGTSPEMLQWTIAGKADIVVLPEPLATQGLMKSENMEIAMDYSSEWEKVNQEGSRLPQTGIVVRTSFANEYPEIVENFQNAYKTALEAVVSDSASISSLVEEKLEIPSQVFVNSMTRTKLEFVTAEDARADVEIYLNALNEISKDMIGGKLPDEGFYYKK; encoded by the coding sequence ATGAAAAGATTTAATGTAGTTTTCTTACTGATAATGGTTTCTATATTGGCGGTAGGATGTAGTAGTGGCAGTGCGGTGAATGGTAAAGGTAATACACCAGATAAAATAATCATTCAGGCACCGATTGCACCCCCTACATCTCCATTGGTTAAAATAGTAGAAGATAAAATGTTAGGGGATAAAGTAGAATTCATTTTGTATAAAAATGTAGAGGAAGCTACGACCCGTATTGCCCGTGGGGAAGCGGATTTTACAGTCCTTCCCGTTAATGTGTCCTCGAAATTATATAACAAGGAGGCAGATATATCCTTGCTTAATGTTAATACCTGGGGTATTTTGTATTTGCTTTCCCGAGACGGTAAAGTAAAGTCTTGGGAAGATTTAAAAGGTAAGGAGTTATTCGTAGGAGCCCAAGGCTCAAGTCCCGATGTTATTACTAGATATCTTCTTAGTAAAAATGGCATAGGTGATGATGATATAAGTATATCCTATGGTACTTCTCCTGAAATGCTCCAATGGACCATCGCAGGTAAAGCAGATATCGTTGTACTTCCTGAACCTTTAGCAACTCAAGGTCTTATGAAATCAGAGAATATGGAGATAGCTATGGATTACAGTAGTGAATGGGAAAAGGTTAATCAAGAAGGTAGTAGACTTCCACAAACAGGAATTGTTGTAAGAACTTCTTTTGCTAATGAATATCCAGAGATAGTAGAAAATTTTCAAAATGCCTATAAAACCGCTCTAGAGGCAGTTGTTAGTGATTCGGCATCAATATCTTCTTTGGTAGAAGAAAAGCTAGAAATACCATCTCAGGTTTTTGTAAATTCTATGACACGGACGAAATTGGAGTTTGTTACTGCGGAAGATGCAAGGGCCGATGTGGAAATTTATCTTAATGCCCTAAATGAGATATCGAAGGATATGATAGGAGGCAAATTACCTGATGAAGGATTTTATTATAAGAAATAA
- a CDS encoding ABC transporter permease subunit → MKDFIIRNKKITLLISIFIFIIIWQVLSMLFNPLIIPSPMETTKTLFILMYKREFWMDIIISMGRGLLGFLLAVIIGTPLGFFMGLREEIETFFHPFLVLAQTAPTVSWLILGWLWFGTGDGAAAIFIIFIIVIPFIIVNVMQGTKQLDISLMEMAKVYKLPLGKKIFHIYIPQIFPYFMAGCSIGSGLTWKGVAMAELLTARTGIGAAMGVARINLEIGQVFVWTGILVFLGHGFSKLVKHIEVTVTRKWW, encoded by the coding sequence ATGAAGGATTTTATTATAAGAAATAAGAAGATAACTCTTCTTATTTCTATTTTTATATTTATAATTATTTGGCAGGTTCTTTCGATGCTCTTTAATCCTTTGATTATACCATCCCCCATGGAAACAACCAAAACCTTATTTATTTTAATGTATAAAAGGGAATTTTGGATGGACATTATTATTTCTATGGGAAGAGGACTTTTAGGGTTTTTGTTGGCTGTAATTATTGGGACCCCCTTGGGTTTTTTTATGGGATTAAGGGAAGAAATAGAAACATTTTTTCATCCGTTTTTAGTGTTGGCCCAAACAGCGCCTACGGTGTCATGGCTTATTCTTGGGTGGTTATGGTTTGGGACGGGGGATGGAGCCGCTGCTATTTTTATTATCTTTATTATAGTTATCCCTTTTATCATTGTAAATGTGATGCAGGGAACAAAGCAGCTAGATATTTCTTTGATGGAAATGGCGAAGGTTTATAAGCTCCCTTTAGGAAAGAAAATCTTTCATATATATATCCCACAGATTTTCCCTTATTTTATGGCAGGCTGTTCTATTGGTAGTGGCTTGACCTGGAAAGGGGTTGCCATGGCAGAGCTATTGACTGCTAGAACAGGGATTGGCGCTGCTATGGGGGTTGCTAGGATTAATCTTGAAATAGGACAAGTTTTTGTATGGACGGGGATTTTGGTCTTTCTTGGGCATGGATTTAGTAAATTGGTTAAGCATATAGAAGTGACAGTTACAAGAAAATGGTGGTGA